Proteins encoded by one window of Pseudorca crassidens isolate mPseCra1 chromosome 3, mPseCra1.hap1, whole genome shotgun sequence:
- the LOC137221986 gene encoding zinc finger protein 354B isoform X1 yields the protein MATEQRETRSQLSVTFEDVAVLFTRDEWRKLAPSQRNLYQDVMLENYSNLVSLGLLFSKPEVISLLQQGEDPWKVEKESPGGSSVGCKSSPKTTKSTQTQDSSFWGPVRKRLKKNEPWNFISEKSCLYEDRIKKQKDKNESLQIISVTHTKILTVERSHKNNDFGQNFSLKSVFVKQQKTAREKTPSKYEIQRNSFRQDSNLLNQPKIKTAEKRYKCNICEKAFIHNSSLRKHQKNHTGEKLFKCKECLKAFSQSSALIQHQRTHTGEKPYICKECGKAFSHSASLCKHLRTHTVEKSYRCKECGKSFSKRSTLFIHQKIHARENPHKYNPGRKASSCSTSPSGCQRIHLRKKSYLCNECGNTFKSSSSLRYHQRIHTGEKPFKCSECGRAFSQSASLIQHERIHTGEKPYRCNECGKGFTSISRLNRHRIIHTGEKLYNCNECGKALSSHSTLIIHERIHTGEKPCKCKVCGKAFRQSSALIQHQRMHTGERPYKCNECGKTFRCNSSLSNHQRIHTGEKPYQCLECGISFGQSAALIQHQRIHTGEKPFACSTCGKTFRQSSSLIAHQRIHTGEKPYECNACGKLFSQRSSLTNHYKIHIEENSFKVDLHV from the exons CTGTCAGTGACGTTTGAAGATGTGGCTGTGCTCTTTACGCGGGATGAGTGGAGAAAGCTGGCTCCTTCACAGAGAAACTTGTACCAagatgtgatgctggagaactaTAGCAACTTGGTGTCATTGG GACTCCTATTTTCCAAAcctgaggtgatctccctgttgCAGCAAGGAGAAGATCCCTGGAAGGTAGAGAAAGAAAGCCCTGGAGGCTCCTCTGTAG gatgTAAGAGCAGTCCTAAAACCACAAAGTCAACTCAAACTCAAGACTCATCATTTTGGGGGCCAGTAAGGAAAAGACTCAAAAAAAATGAACCCTGGAACTTCATATCAGAAAAATCCTGCTTATATgaagacagaataaagaaacagaaggacaaaaatgaaagtttacaaataatttcAGTCACCCATACAAAGATCCTCACTGTAGAaagaagccataaaaataatgactttGGCCAGAATTTCAGCCTGAAATCAGTGTTTGTTAAGCAACAAAAGACTGCTAGAGAAAAAACACCctcaaaatatgaaatacaaagaaatagcTTCAGGCAGGATTCAAATTTACTTAACCAACCAAAAATCAAGACAGCAGAAAAACGCTATAAATGTAACATTTGTGAAAAAGCCTTCATTCACAATTCATCCCTTCGTAAACATCAGAAAAACCATACTGGagagaaattatttaaatgtaaagaatGTTTGAAAGCCTTCAGCCAAAGTTCAGCTCTTATTCAACATCAAAgaactcatactggagagaaaccctatatatgtaaagaatgtggaaaagccttcagcCATAGTGCATCCCTTTGTAAACACCTAAGAACCCATACTGTGGAAAAATCCTATAGATGTAAAGAATGTGGTAAATCCTTCAGCAAAAGGTCTACCCTTTTTATACATCAAAAAATCCACGCTCGAGAAAATCCCCACAAATATAACCCAGGAAGGAAGGCATCCAGTTGTAGCACATCCCCTTCTGGATGTCAGAGAATTCATCTCAGAAAGAAGTCCTATTTATGTAATGAATGTGGCAATACCTTTAAGTCTAGTTCATCTCTTCGTtatcatcagagaattcacacaggagagaaacctttTAAATGTAGTGAATGTGGGAGAGCATTCAGTCAGAGTGCATCTCTTATTCAACATGAaagaattcacactggagaaaagccttatagatgtaatgaatgtggaaaagGTTTCACTTCTATTTCACGACTTAATAGACACCGAATAATTCATACGGGAGAGAAACTGTATAATTGtaatgaatgtggtaaagcctTAAGTTCCCACTCGACACTCATTATTCATGAgcgaattcatactggagagaaaccatgTAAGTGTAAAgtgtgtgggaaagccttcagacAAAGTTCAGCTCTCATTCAACATCAGAGAATGCATACTGGAGAAAGACCCTATaaatgtaatgagtgtgggaAAACATTCAGGTGTAACTCATCCCTTAGTAATCACCAGAGAattcatacaggagagaaaccgTATCAATGTCTGGAATGTGGGATATCCTTTGGCCAAAGTGCAGCTCTTATTCAACATCAAAGAATTCATACAGGAGAAAAACCCTTTGCATGTAGTACCTGTGGGAAAACTTTTAGGCAGAGCTCATCACTTATTGCGCATcaaagaattcatactggagagaaaccctatgaatgtaatgcATGTGGGAAACTCTTCAGCCAGAGGTCGTCTCTTACTAACCATTATAAAATTCACATTGAAGAGAACTCCTTCAAAGTGGATTTGCATGTGTGA
- the LOC137221986 gene encoding zinc finger protein 354B isoform X2: MLENYSNLVSLGLLFSKPEVISLLQQGEDPWKVEKESPGGSSVGCKSSPKTTKSTQTQDSSFWGPVRKRLKKNEPWNFISEKSCLYEDRIKKQKDKNESLQIISVTHTKILTVERSHKNNDFGQNFSLKSVFVKQQKTAREKTPSKYEIQRNSFRQDSNLLNQPKIKTAEKRYKCNICEKAFIHNSSLRKHQKNHTGEKLFKCKECLKAFSQSSALIQHQRTHTGEKPYICKECGKAFSHSASLCKHLRTHTVEKSYRCKECGKSFSKRSTLFIHQKIHARENPHKYNPGRKASSCSTSPSGCQRIHLRKKSYLCNECGNTFKSSSSLRYHQRIHTGEKPFKCSECGRAFSQSASLIQHERIHTGEKPYRCNECGKGFTSISRLNRHRIIHTGEKLYNCNECGKALSSHSTLIIHERIHTGEKPCKCKVCGKAFRQSSALIQHQRMHTGERPYKCNECGKTFRCNSSLSNHQRIHTGEKPYQCLECGISFGQSAALIQHQRIHTGEKPFACSTCGKTFRQSSSLIAHQRIHTGEKPYECNACGKLFSQRSSLTNHYKIHIEENSFKVDLHV; encoded by the exons atgctggagaactaTAGCAACTTGGTGTCATTGG GACTCCTATTTTCCAAAcctgaggtgatctccctgttgCAGCAAGGAGAAGATCCCTGGAAGGTAGAGAAAGAAAGCCCTGGAGGCTCCTCTGTAG gatgTAAGAGCAGTCCTAAAACCACAAAGTCAACTCAAACTCAAGACTCATCATTTTGGGGGCCAGTAAGGAAAAGACTCAAAAAAAATGAACCCTGGAACTTCATATCAGAAAAATCCTGCTTATATgaagacagaataaagaaacagaaggacaaaaatgaaagtttacaaataatttcAGTCACCCATACAAAGATCCTCACTGTAGAaagaagccataaaaataatgactttGGCCAGAATTTCAGCCTGAAATCAGTGTTTGTTAAGCAACAAAAGACTGCTAGAGAAAAAACACCctcaaaatatgaaatacaaagaaatagcTTCAGGCAGGATTCAAATTTACTTAACCAACCAAAAATCAAGACAGCAGAAAAACGCTATAAATGTAACATTTGTGAAAAAGCCTTCATTCACAATTCATCCCTTCGTAAACATCAGAAAAACCATACTGGagagaaattatttaaatgtaaagaatGTTTGAAAGCCTTCAGCCAAAGTTCAGCTCTTATTCAACATCAAAgaactcatactggagagaaaccctatatatgtaaagaatgtggaaaagccttcagcCATAGTGCATCCCTTTGTAAACACCTAAGAACCCATACTGTGGAAAAATCCTATAGATGTAAAGAATGTGGTAAATCCTTCAGCAAAAGGTCTACCCTTTTTATACATCAAAAAATCCACGCTCGAGAAAATCCCCACAAATATAACCCAGGAAGGAAGGCATCCAGTTGTAGCACATCCCCTTCTGGATGTCAGAGAATTCATCTCAGAAAGAAGTCCTATTTATGTAATGAATGTGGCAATACCTTTAAGTCTAGTTCATCTCTTCGTtatcatcagagaattcacacaggagagaaacctttTAAATGTAGTGAATGTGGGAGAGCATTCAGTCAGAGTGCATCTCTTATTCAACATGAaagaattcacactggagaaaagccttatagatgtaatgaatgtggaaaagGTTTCACTTCTATTTCACGACTTAATAGACACCGAATAATTCATACGGGAGAGAAACTGTATAATTGtaatgaatgtggtaaagcctTAAGTTCCCACTCGACACTCATTATTCATGAgcgaattcatactggagagaaaccatgTAAGTGTAAAgtgtgtgggaaagccttcagacAAAGTTCAGCTCTCATTCAACATCAGAGAATGCATACTGGAGAAAGACCCTATaaatgtaatgagtgtgggaAAACATTCAGGTGTAACTCATCCCTTAGTAATCACCAGAGAattcatacaggagagaaaccgTATCAATGTCTGGAATGTGGGATATCCTTTGGCCAAAGTGCAGCTCTTATTCAACATCAAAGAATTCATACAGGAGAAAAACCCTTTGCATGTAGTACCTGTGGGAAAACTTTTAGGCAGAGCTCATCACTTATTGCGCATcaaagaattcatactggagagaaaccctatgaatgtaatgcATGTGGGAAACTCTTCAGCCAGAGGTCGTCTCTTACTAACCATTATAAAATTCACATTGAAGAGAACTCCTTCAAAGTGGATTTGCATGTGTGA